The following is a genomic window from Hymenobacter chitinivorans DSM 11115.
CGAACAAGCGGAAGCAGGACAACGGAAAAAGCAGATCAGACAACAGCGTGGGGCTGAAATAAGGAAGAAAGCAACTGCTGCAGCTGGGCAGCCCCATCGGCCAAAAACTCGACCTGGATGGGAATATAAAAGATAGGTAGTGCCGCCACGGCCGCCTGTAGAGCAGGCTCCAGCAGCCGGACGGCATCTTTCTGAGTGGTAAAAACGCTCTGCCCCGCCCGTAATTGCCCGGCTAGAGCCGCAATATCGGGAAGGGTAAAGGGGTGGTGGTCGGCAAAGGCGGCGTGCTGCACAATGTGGTAGCCGGCGCCGGTCAGGTACTCCAGCAGCGGCCCGGGCTGGGCAATGCCGGTCAGCAACACGATTTCGGGGCTTTCGACCCGCTCCGCCCCGCCCACGGCCACCGGGGCGCCGTAGCAGTAGGTTGAGAACAGCACCGGCACCCGGGGCCGGCTGTAGCGCCGCACCCGGTCCGTAATGGCGGCTTGCTGACTGGCCGTAAGGCCTGAATCACACTTGGTTACCACCACCGCGTCGGCCCGGCGGGCCCCGCCCCGACTTTCGCGCAGCCGGCCGGCCGGCAGCACGTAATCCTGGTAGAACGGGCGGTGCTGTTCGGTCAGCAGAATATTCAACGTGGGCTGCACCCGGCGGTGCTGGTAGGCATCATCGAGGACCACGGCTGTCGGGGCTGGTTCACGCTGCA
Proteins encoded in this region:
- the lpxK gene encoding tetraacyldisaccharide 4'-kinase; amino-acid sequence: MPHPLALLLLPFAWLYAAVLGVRNWLYDKGIKNSARFARPTISVGNLRAGGTGKTPHVAWLVRQLQAAGQQPAILSRGYGRRTRGYLEADATATAATIGDEPLQHYQDFQGQVPVVVCENRRMGLETLLQREPAPTAVVLDDAYQHRRVQPTLNILLTEQHRPFYQDYVLPAGRLRESRGGARRADAVVVTKCDSGLTASQQAAITDRVRRYSRPRVPVLFSTYCYGAPVAVGGAERVESPEIVLLTGIAQPGPLLEYLTGAGYHIVQHAAFADHHPFTLPDIAALAGQLRAGQSVFTTQKDAVRLLEPALQAAVAALPIFYIPIQVEFLADGAAQLQQLLSSLFQPHAVV